Genomic segment of Actinomycetota bacterium:
CACCCGTCAGATCCCAGCCGGCGATCGCGTCGAGCGCGAACGCGTCGGGACCAGTCAGAGCGATGCCGGCTGACACGGCACCCAACACCAGCGGGTACTCGTAGCCGCCTTGCTGGACCCACACGCCGTTGCGGGCGTGCACCACGACGGCGGCGTTGAGCATCACCGCGAGGATCGCCGCGGCGGCCAAGGGGGTCAGCAACCCGACGGCCAGCAGCACACCACCGGCGGTCTCGGCCACGCCGTGCACCCATGAAAGGTTTGTTCCGATGCAGTTAGGAAAGTATCCTCATTAAAGCCAGACTAAGGCTATGGTTGATGACCGATGTCCTGGGCGTGGGCGCCAGCGGACGCTTCTGGCGTCAGCCAGCCAGGCGGAGCGGCTCCGGGGAGCATGAGACCGCTCCATGTGGGCCCGAATGGAGAAGATCGCGATGTCCGAGGCAGGGACCTCCGAGCAGGAGGAATGGGAGAAGGCCCTGGACGCCCCCGACGAGCCGTTGTACACGGTCGGTGTCGTCGCCGATCTCATGGGTGTGGATCCGCAGGTGGTGCGCGGCTACGACAAGCGCGGTCTCGTCGAGCCGGGACGGTCTGCATCGGGCCAGCGCCGCTACTCCCGGGATGACATCGCGCGGCTCGCGCGCGCGATGCGCCTGGCTGATGAGGGGATCCCCGCCGCTGGCATCGAGCGCATCCTCGAACTGGAGGACGAGTTACATCGCCGGGAAGAATAAGCCGGCGATAGCGACGCGGATAGCACCGATAAATAGAGTGTTCGCAGGAACAGGGAACCTGGGTCGCTCGTTATCCGTGACTCGTTAGTTATGGGGGATAGACGTGGCGGGTGCGATATGAGACCCGCCACAGTTGCGGGTCACGAACGGTCGGCCTCGGTTCCTGCCTCGACGACCCTGTCCACGAGTTCCCCTCTGTCGCCGAAGACGACGCTCACCTCGACGACACCGCCGCGGGGAAGCGCCGGTCGCCGCGGGGCCCGACCCTGCTCCACACGTGTGGAGATCGCGGCGTGACACTCGCGGCACAGGCCGACCGCCAACGTCGCCTCACGGTCGCAGCCCAGGCCGGTCGTGCCCGAACCCCAGCACCGGTTGTCAGTGTCGACCTCCGCGAACGTCACCCGGTGCGCGTCGTCGCTCACGGACAGGGCCCTCCTCGAACGTCGTCCGAAACATGCATCATCGCCCGCGCCGCGACGCCGCGCAGCGCGGGACCTACGCCGTTCGGCGGGTCTCGCGGCGGGACCCGCCATCGTGGCGCGGTCGTCCTGTTGGGGCCTGGAGGA
This window contains:
- a CDS encoding DoxX family protein encodes the protein MAETAGGVLLAVGLLTPLAAAAILAVMLNAAVVVHARNGVWVQQGGYEYPLVLGAVSAGIALTGPDAFALDAIAGWDLTGAWAAAGIIGGLAVGAAVLALRQQPQPAGQDRSERHDSGRPGTPAHAV
- a CDS encoding MerR family transcriptional regulator is translated as MWARMEKIAMSEAGTSEQEEWEKALDAPDEPLYTVGVVADLMGVDPQVVRGYDKRGLVEPGRSASGQRRYSRDDIARLARAMRLADEGIPAAGIERILELEDELHRREE